The DNA segment AGATCATTCGCCGCCTTGCGCGGGCGGTCCACGAAATCGGCCTTGTCCATCCACTTCATGTGCACTGCAGCAACTTGGGCGTGGCGGGCAATATCGAATCCACCTTAAAAACAATCGCGGCGGCCAATGGTTACCCGCTGCATCTAACGCATGTCCAGTTCCACAGCTACGGCGCCGACGGCGAACACGGTTTCTCCTCCGCTGCGGAACGAATCGTTCAAGCCCTACAACGGCATCCTCTCGTCACGATCGACGTTGGACAGGTGATGTTTGGGCAAACGGTCACGATCTCCGCCGACACTGCCCACCAGACCACCAATCGCAAACATGCATCGCCGCGCAAGAGCGTGATCGTCGACATTGAATGCGAAGCGGGCTGCGGAGTGGTCCCGTTCCGTTATCGCAAAAAGCGTTTTGTCTCCGCCCTGCAGTGGTCGATTGGATTGGAACTATTCTTGATGATGGACGATCCATCGCGAGTTTTTCTGACCACCGATCATCCCAACGGCGGCGCGTTCACGACCTACCCGCACCTGCTCCGCTTGCTGGGCGATCGCACGTTCCGTGAAACGGCACTTGCAGAAATCCACCCCGACGCGGCAGCCGCCAGCCAGCTTGGCGGGATGGATCGTGAATACAACCTGGACGACATCGCCACCATGACCCGGTCGGCCCCTGCGGCAATCCTCGGCCTTCAAGACCGAGGTCGCTTGTCTCCAGGAGCGATCGCCGACGTGGTTTGTTACGAAGAAGACCCAGCAGGCAACTTGGAAACGATGTTCGCCGCTCCTAAAAATGTTTTCCGCCGCGGCAAACAGATTGTCACCGATGGGGAATGGACGCCGATCGATCTGCCTCACGTCACCCTCTCGGCAAAGCCGCTTCACCATGCGGAACTGACCGATCAATTGACCGGTTCCGATTACTGGCAAGCCAGCTATCGCATTGAAAACTTAATGATCGGTGACGACGAAATGGAACAGCACATCGGCAGCGAAGTAACCGTTGCAGGGAGGCATTCCCTTTGAACATTCACGGAATCCCCATCGAGGAAACCTTTGCCGAAGCCTTCGACATGAAGGCGACGCGATTGATCCTAACGGCGCATGACCGTCAATGGGTCAGTGATGCCGCCCAAGCGTTTACAGGGTTTGCGACCAGTGTGATCGCCTGCGGAATCGAAATGGGGATCGAACGCGAACTCACCCCACAGGAAACCCCCGACGGCCGGCCCGGAGTCGCGATCCTGGCATTTGCGGTATCCAGCAAGGAACTGGAAAAGCAAATTCCCCGCCGCGCTGGGCAGTGCGTCCTGACTTGCCCAACGACGGCATTGTTTGCAGGTATCGAAAGCCCCAAACCGGTTCCGCTGGGCAAAACGCTTCGCTTCTTTGGCGATGGATTTCAAATCAGTAAAAGCATCGGAAGCAAACGCTACTGGCGCATTCCGGTCATGGATGGCGAATTCCTGTGTGAGCAGCAGACGGCCCGCGTCGACGCGATTGGTGGCGGCAACTTCTTCTTGTTCGGAGCCGACCTCGATTCCGTCACCATCGCCTGCCGCGCAGCAATCGCCGCAATCAAACCGCTTCCAGGGGTGATCACTCCGTTTCCCGGCGGAGCGACTCGCAGTGGTTCGAAAGTGGGATCCAAATACCCAGCCCTTTTCGCTTCGACCAACGAAGCCTACTGCCCTACGCTGCGGGGCTTGGTCGACACCAATCTTCCCGAACAAACCAACGTCGTGCTAGAAGTTGTCATCGATGGCCTGACGACCTCCGCCATCGCAGAGGCGATTCGCGTCGGTATCAGAGCGGCATGCGAAGCGAAGACCAAGCAACCATTGGTCGCCATTAGTGCAGGCAATTATGGTGGAAACTTAGGAAAGCATCACTTTCACCTGTACGAGGTACTGGCATGAACCTAATCGAACTTGAATTGGTTCAGGCCCCGCGTTTTCGCATCGACATGCGGTCGATCCATCCGACAGACTTGGCAACACGAACCGCTTCCCAGATCGAACACCTTGAATTGCCAATCGGCAGACAAACGATCCCGCTGGGCGAACTATTCAAAGTCCGCTGTGGCAACGACGATCATTCGGACGCAACCATTCGGCTTCGCGGCGATTGCCAATCCTGTGATTCCATCGGCCATCGAATGTCCGCAGGAGAATGGATCGTCGAAGGAGACTGCGGCGACTACTTGGGAAAAGAGATGCAAGCGGGATCGATCACCGTTGAAGGCAACGTCGCCGATCATACCGCCCAAGCGATGCGAGGCGGACAAATCAAAATCCGCGGCAACGTCGGCGACTACCTTGGTGGCCCCGCATCCGGCGAGCGTAGTGGGATGTCGGGCGGAGAGATACACGTCAGCGGAAATACCGGCAACCAGACGGGATATCGTCTCCGTCGAGGGACGATCATTATCGAAGGCAACGCGGGGAAAAACACAGCCGCTGAAATGGTGGCTGGGACGATCGCGATCCACGGGCGGGTTGGCGATCACATGGGACATGGAATGCGCCGCGGCACCATTCTGTTAAGCCAGCGACCTCCGCTTTCTCCGTTCGGATTCACGGAACCACGCCGCGAATCCCCTGCGATTCTGTCGATCCTGCTAACGCAATTTTCCCAAATCACCAATGGCGAATCGCAATTCGTCAATCAATTGCAAACCAACCTTCACGATTCACATAGAGTCCTTGGCGACAAAGCCGTGCAAGGTCAGGGTGAGATATTCTGGTTCGCAAACGAATTCGTAGCGTAGGCCAACCGCTGCGATTTATTAAATGCTTTTGTGCCAAACCGCTTCGTGGAAACATACATCAAATGGGCGGTGATCCGGCAGAGAATCGGTTTACCAGAGCATCCGCAGCTTGATTTCATTTGGTTGTAGAAATTCCGATCACAGCTCGCTTTGTCGACCCCAGGAATGCCATAACAAGCATCATGAGCACGGCAATAGGGACGCCAGTCCGCGTTCCCAACTCCCTGTGGAATCAAATTGCGAAGCGGTCCGGTCAAACCGTCTGGACCACAGGGGCAACGATCCTTATCCGCGGAATAGACGGTACCGGAAATCGAAATTGAAACAGCCGCAAAAAGCAACAGAACGCGATTCATATCAACCTCAACATTAAAAAGGGGCAGGCCTCTTCGTTTACTTACTCGACGGGCAGCAAGCTGGTTCCGTCGAACCACTCAAGTCTCTTCGAAGTCAGGACGACATACAAGGACGGATCATCTTTCTCCTCTCCTGACCAATCGTGCTGGCTGACCTCCCTTGAGGCCAACGGGCGGATTCAGCAGCGTCACTTCTAGTTTCAAATGAGGCTCTACTAATTGAGTCGCTTGGTCGCTGCGAGGATCCATCTGAATCGCTAGCGGGCCGCCGTTGGAGGCAATCAGCGAACGATGAGGCGCCACCAACTGAGCATGCCTATCGACCGACAGCAGTTCTGCCGAAACCACCTTGCCAGCGACTCGCACCTGTAAATGCGAATCTAACAACTCGCTTAATCCAGGCAAATCGGTTTGCGGAATCGCGACAATCGCTTTGATCCTAGACGTATCGATCACACGTGCCACGCCATCCCCCTGCTCCACCCATCGGCCCACCATGTCTTCGATTCCCGCAGCGACCACCACCCCGTCGCGGGGAGCCAGCACGGTCAGCGAAGTCAACTTCTTTTCAATATCCTGAATTTGCAAAGCAAGTGCTTCGGCGGATTTACGTTGAGCGATTGCCAGTCCATTTTCATGGCGTTGTTGGTAGCCGCGACGCTGCGCTTGCATCGCTTGCCATTCTGCATTGGCCGCCGCCAAACGGGTATGCAAACGAGGGTTCTCCAATCGGAGAAGCGGGTCTCCCTCTGCGACTTGCTGGCCATCCTGAACCCAGACCTGAGCGACAAATCCTTCGACATCGGTTCGGATCGGATTTGCATCGACGAATTCGATCGCGGCGGGATACCCCTGATCATAGAACGATGCTGCCCAAGAAACGCCAACTCCGCCACCACCCAACAACAATGCAATCAAGGTTAAACGCAGAAGGACTACCGGTCGCTGCAAACAGGCCTGTCCAGTTGCCTTATAGATTTTGCCCAACAAAGGAATCCCCAACGCAAGCACTAGCACGCCCGCCAGCACCATGCCGAAAATCCCCAACCACTGCACCGCTGCCCACAGCAAGGCGGCGATTACAAACAGCCGGTAAAATGCCGATGCGGTCCCAAACAGCAGAATGCCAGTCGATCGCTGCTCGGCGTGGGGATCGGTTTGAGCCAAGCACAACCACGTCATCGCGGACTGGAAAGCTTGCTGCCCATCGGTCGCCAGATTCGGTTGATCCAACCAGTCGATCAATGCGTAGTAGCCATCCAATTTAATCAACGGATTCAGATTAAACAGGACCGAACCAACGCTGGCGGTAACGGCGACCGTCGCCCAGAAGTGAAGCCAAAGCGGGGATTCCGAAGCCGTCCAAGCGAAGATCGCAAACGCAGAGATCGTCAATTCCAGATAGATCCCCGCCAGCGAAGTTGCAATCCGCTTCCAGCGAGAGCGAATTCGATAGGCGTCGGTCAAATCGACATACGCGACCGGAGCCACAACCATCCAAGCGAAACCGATTTCACCAACTCGACCACCAAACTTGTGACAACTAACCGCATGAGCCGCCTCGTGCACAACCTTCAGCACGAACCACACTGCGGCCAATTTCAACCATCCCAGTGGACTCCACAATCCAGCCAGGCTATCTCCCAACTCCGGCAAACGCTCCACTGCAATCCAGCCGGCAAGCATCCACAACAGGCCGACAACACAAGCAATTGGAAAGTTAAATACCCAGCCCGTGGCGGCCGTCAGGGTGTCCAACCAACGGCCTCCCTGCAGCAGCGGCACAGGGATCCAGGTCAGCGACGCTTTCCGTCGATTGAGGCTCGGGTCCGCTTGATTTGCGGCGTTCTGAAAAGCACCGGTAAACAGTTGCTCACGCCTAGCCCACAAAACCAGACTTTCGGTTTGCTCGACGCTTAGTGCACAGCCTTCCTGGGCAGCCAGGGCCCGCGCCTCGGCAATGGTTCGTTCCCCATCCAAGCGAGCCAGCAAGAGGGCTTCGTCTTTGCCGACTCGCAAAAAGCGATCTCGGTCGGAACTCCGGCCAACCGATTTGATCGCTGGCTTCATCAATCGATACCACTGTTTACCTGACCGATCCGAATGGACCGACACGCGCACGCCCGCACTCATCCGGGGTTTGCTTTGCAGCAAATCGATGCAGTTCGGAGCGTTCGTGTTCAAGCGGCTAACCTCCCTAGGGACGTCCGATTTACAAGTTGACCGTTTCGCCGATCGTCATTGTTCTAAATGAGTGTGGCAGTTGTTTGATTGCAGAAACCAGCAGTCTTCCTGCTCTCCTAAAGGAGCGCAAAAACAACTTCGTCACTCGCACTTTCTAATTACACATTGCCGGAAAAATGTCATTTACGATTAAATCCAAGTTCGGATCTGTTGCCACATCCTTTGCAGCAGGCACCAAGCCGCCGGTTTTCGGTCGGTCGCAATGGTTGCATTACCCTGCATTCCAGGTTTAAGATCAGAATTCGAGTTATCGACGGTCATGGTCGCGGTAAATGCGTACTTACCGGCTTCATTCAGTTCCCCTCTTGGAGCGACTCGGGCAATTTTCAATCCGGTTTGACGTCCAGCGGCCTCCAGTCGCATGGTGACTTCCTGGCCCGCTTGAACATGCTGGATCTGATCGGAAGGAATCTCCAACTTAGCAATCATTTGCGTTAACGGAGCGATCTCCAGGAGCGTTTGCCCTTCGGTCACAGGGACACCAACCATCGGTTGCAGGTCTTCTCCCAAGACGACGCCTGCAACGGGACTGCGGATATCCGCTTGGGATAGCTGAAGTTGCAGCTGATCGATTTCAGCTTGTAATTTCTTCGCCTGCAATCGAGCCAATTCGGCATCGCCCTGTCGACCGGCCGCGACATGGCCTGAACGCTCGGCACCAATACGTTCGATTTCTGCCGTCAGCGCCGTCCACTGATTCAGCGCTTCCTCACGATTCAGTTCAACCAGAATCTGGCCCGCTTCGACGGTATCGCCGGGAGCAACCCGAATCCCTTTTAGGCTTCCATCAAAGGGGACCGCTACGATTCGAGAATGCTCAGGTTGCAATGTGACATTTGCGCGCACAGGGTAATGCATCGGCAAGAAACCACAAGCGATGACGCCTCCGATTGCGGTTCCCACGACCAACGACCGTTGGGACCGCAAGCGTTTCTTCCAGCGTTCCCACCGCTGTCCCCATCGCGACGGCTGACCACGATCGATCGCCCCCAAAATGCCAGCCAACACGACTTGAATACGCAAGCAGAACGCTTCATGGTTCGGCTCCATCTGTGCGCGACCAAACCAGATCGCCTGCAGGCCGCCGATCGGCGTATCATCATCCTGCAGCAGAGGCAGGGTAAACGTCGCGTGCAGCCCCGCTTCGGGGTGATGAGCCGCCAAGGCGATTCGCAATCCGTTTGCGGCCAACGCCGAATCGGCGACCGCTTCGTTTGTTGAACCTCTCAATGGGCGTGCTGCAAACAGTGCTTCCGAAAGCGAAGCGGTTATTTCTTCGGTAAGAGCTTCGGCAATCGCGACTCGACCGGCCGCGATCGGCTGTACCGCCAGACCATTGTGCTGGCTACAGATTACGACGATGTCCGCCTGCAAGTATTCCAGGATCAAATCAGCCGCTTGCTGTCGTACTGCGACCGGCTGGACCTGGTTCAATAACCGTCCACAAAGGTCCAAACCGGCCTCCGCGTTCAGGTCATTCGCATTCCCAGCGGCAGCCCTTTGAATCGCCTCCAGCAAACTTTGCGAGGACGATTCAGAGCCTACTTGAGGATCATGACCTTTCGTCTGGGAATCTAGCAAGTTCATTTCCGATCCAAGAAGGGAAACTGTCGAATGGTTTGATTCAGTGACTGTTCGCGATCCAGACTGGAACGTTTGGGTTGCAAGCGCACGTCGACCGCGATACCGGCGGAATACTCTAGATTTGGATTTGGCAAACGAAGTTTGATGTGCCGCATTCCTGATTGGGCGTCGACGACTGGCGAGACAAATTCAACGACTGCCTCAAGTGTCTTACCGCGAATCGTGACTGGCAAAGAATCGCCAACCTCAATGACTCCCAATTGGCGGGCGTTCCCGCTGGCAATAATCTTCAGTGGATCAAGCTGTACGATTCGAAGCAGATGCGGGTCGGCAGGGGAAACCGCCTGCCCGACATCTTTCACTTGTTCAACAACCACCCCATCGATCGGAGATTTGATCGTCAGCCGCGCCAATTGAGCTTCCGCCTGGGCAAGTTCTAGCTGGCGGCGATGAGTCAATTCTTCATAAGCCTGAAGACGAGCGGTCGCTTCATCCAAATCGAGCCGCGCATTCCACAGTTCTTGGTCGGTGGCATGTTCGCGAGAGTGAAGTTCCTTCACCTGCTCAAGACGTCGTTTTTTATCGGCCAGCGAATGTTTTGCCGTATCGATTTCACCCTTCGCGGTCGCTGCCGAACGGGCGACTTCGACGGCGATCCTAACGACGGAATCATTTAACTGAATCAGCGTTTGGCCCGCCTTAACGGTCTCGCCTTCTTCGGCCCAAACATCTTGGATCACGGCCGTTTCAGAAGATCCGATCAGGATATCGCGGTATGCCTGCGTGTACGCTTCCAGCTGAATCGGTGCCGAACCTTTCGATTCCCCGGGCGTTCCGACGCCAACAAAATCGGAGCGTTCAGGTCTTGCCGACGAGCGACCGGACTCCTGGGCCTGGGCTACCACAGGAGCGCACGTCAGCAGGCTAAAGAGAACAAGACTCCATGGACGGGTCCTTGAATCGATCATACGGAGGCCTCTGCATTCGATGAATGAAAAAATGATTCGTGGTCCATATCGCGACGAGCCATCGAGGCCCGAGCCGCCACGGCCCGTTTATCAGCCCGCCTGGCAGCACGACGTACGATCGCTGGCAAACTGCCTGGATCACGCACCGCGGGAGCCGCTTCCTGAACTAACGAGTCCTCAAGACAGATAAATGTTCTGGCGGTGCCCGGCTGACCTTGACGGGCGGCACGCCCGATCAACTGCCGGTCCAAGCGAGGTGATTTTCGCGGCGAAACCACAATCACATGCAAACCACCAGCCTCTTCGACGGCGGGCGAAATTTTGATATCGGTTCCCCGACCAGCAAGGTCCGTGGCAATCGTGATCGCACCTGGATCTCCTGCCGCCGCGACGATGTCCGCTTCCTCAGCATCTTGAATGCCATTCAAAACCTGCAATCGGTAACCGACCAATCGCAAAAAGGCAGCCAATTCTTCAGACTGTCGAATCGATTCGGTCCCCAACAAAACAGGGCGACCGGAATCAATCACCTGCCCGATTTCGATCGCGATCGATTCGTACTTCTCTTGCTGCGAATGAAAAAGACTGGTTGGAAGCACTTGCCGTCGTGACGGAATACGCAGTGGAACGTTTAAGGTTTGCAAACCGTAAACGTCTAGCAATTCATCTTTCGCATCCAACGCCGTGCCGCTGCAACCGCCAAGCTGTTGGTACAAATCGAAGAATCGCCAACGCGATATCTGAGCCGTCGCATCTAGTTCGGCCGACACCGCGACGCCCTCTTTGACCTCAACTGCCTGATGCAAACCCGCCTGCCACTGTCGGTCGGACTGGATTCTTCCGGTCGCCGGATCGATGATCTGAATTTTTCCATCAACGACAACGTAGTCGATATCACGAACCACCCGCTGCCTCGCTTCGACCGCATGCTGGACGTATTCCTGCCAGGGGCGTAGCAGTTGCGATCGTTCGATGCCTTTAGGCGCATGCTGTGCAACACGCTGCAGACCGGCTGCGGTCCACTGGATGGCAAAGCCAGAACGTCCAGGAACCCAATCGATCGATTCCATCAGATCGGCGGCAACCGCATCGGCCTGACGAAAGATCTGCGATGCGTTCTCTTCAGCCGACGGGGGGCCGGGGTTTGAAAGAACTAACGGAGTCCCCGCTTCATCAATCAGAATATGATCGATTTCATCAATCAAAGCAAAATGGCGACGTCGATTCAAAAGTTCAAGCGGGCGTCCCTTCCCTAGGGCCGAGAGCTTGCGTTGTCGTTTGGCGGTGACGTCCCGGAGAAAATCGAAAGCGAAATCATCGGCGGTACCGTAGGTCACATCCGCTTGATACGCGTGCCGTTTATCCTTGGCAGACAACGCGGTTTCGACCAATCGAGTCCGCAGCCCTAATCGAGCGAGTGCAGGCCCGATCAGTTCGCAGTCGCGTCGCGCCAAATAACTATTGGCCGTTGCCACGTGCACGCAACCGCCACGCACCGCAACCATTGCCGCAGCCAGGCCAACCGAAATGGTTTTACCTTCACCGGTTGCCATTTCGGCAACGTTTCCCATCGCCATGACGGCAGCCGCCAAACGCTGCACATGGTAAGGAACCGGCCCGACCTCTTGCTGGATTGCAAGGCAAGCAAGCGCTAAGGCGCGTTCGTGAATCGCATCGGTATTGGAATTCTTTCGCCGCAAAGACTGCAAACGAAGCGATTCGTAGGCAGCCGCTAACGGCACCCCAGCAAACTCTTTTTCATAGCTTGCCGAAGCGACAGCCATCCGTTCTGCTGTGGAAGCTGCAACGAGGTTCTGTTGAGGACGCCGAATCAAAATGCATTCTCCTCAAGCATCTGAGAATCAAGCATTGGCGTCGCGAGGTCCGCTCGTGTTTGATCATCGCTGTCATGCAGGTCACCGCTGGGCGATTGCGTGAAGTGTGCGGACCTTAACAGAGTCCCCACAGCGCGATGGTACTGCAAGATCACAATGTTTAAATCGGCCTCAGCAGCGGAGAGCGACGTTTCTTCGTCGGCGACGCGAACCTGAGCATCAATCAGATTTTCCAGTAACAGAATGGCCGATCCATCCGCAACCGCCATGGTTTGCCAACGATCTTCCAGGTACCACAGTTCCGCTCGAGCGGCCTTTGCGGAAAGCTCTCGCTGCAGCATGGTTTGATAGTTTACTTCCATTAACGAAAGAGCCAATTCAACATCGGCCCTTGTTGTTTGAAGTGCAGCATCGTATTCAGAGATCGAGCGTTGGAGTTCTAGTTCATTGCGTTGGACAAGCCCTCGAGCGGCTCGATTCCCTACCGCACGTTCCCACACCAAGCCGACGTTTACGCTAGGGCGACCATCGACAAATTGGCGACCATAAGCCGGAAAAAGGTTTCGATGCGCATTCAAACCCGCAACATAAGTCCCTGCTAATAAATCCAGTCGTGGCAGCAACTGATTACGGCTGACACCTAATCGCAAGCTTGCTGCACGAACTTCGCGGACGGCCTTTACGATTTCCGGCCGACCTGTCAGCGCCGTTTGAACAACCGTTTCGCGGTCCCACGAAGGAGGGACGCGAGTCGGCAGTTGCGCGGGCACCAATTCGGTCTCGAAATCGACCTGCCCAATAAATCGCTGTAGGCGTGTCTCGGCCGTATCGGCGGCGGCGGCAATCGTCATCAATTCCGCAC comes from the Roseimaritima multifibrata genome and includes:
- a CDS encoding formylmethanofuran dehydrogenase subunit A, translating into MLCKLTGGRLYDPTSELRGKVQDLFLEDQRIVAAPPPDRSIDKTIDLGGQVVMAGAIDMHTHIGGGKVTLAKMLLSDYQRERTIPGGVDGFLPTSAITGQQYARMGYAACFEPAVIPCNARAAHAEMADTPYIDTGGYCLLGNDDCLLRMIRDDVPQPFLNDYVAWMVQATQCIAVKVVNAGGISAFKFQRQLLDVDTPHPEYGITPGQIIRRLARAVHEIGLVHPLHVHCSNLGVAGNIESTLKTIAAANGYPLHLTHVQFHSYGADGEHGFSSAAERIVQALQRHPLVTIDVGQVMFGQTVTISADTAHQTTNRKHASPRKSVIVDIECEAGCGVVPFRYRKKRFVSALQWSIGLELFLMMDDPSRVFLTTDHPNGGAFTTYPHLLRLLGDRTFRETALAEIHPDAAAASQLGGMDREYNLDDIATMTRSAPAAILGLQDRGRLSPGAIADVVCYEEDPAGNLETMFAAPKNVFRRGKQIVTDGEWTPIDLPHVTLSAKPLHHAELTDQLTGSDYWQASYRIENLMIGDDEMEQHIGSEVTVAGRHSL
- a CDS encoding HlyD family efflux transporter periplasmic adaptor subunit, whose product is MNTNAPNCIDLLQSKPRMSAGVRVSVHSDRSGKQWYRLMKPAIKSVGRSSDRDRFLRVGKDEALLLARLDGERTIAEARALAAQEGCALSVEQTESLVLWARREQLFTGAFQNAANQADPSLNRRKASLTWIPVPLLQGGRWLDTLTAATGWVFNFPIACVVGLLWMLAGWIAVERLPELGDSLAGLWSPLGWLKLAAVWFVLKVVHEAAHAVSCHKFGGRVGEIGFAWMVVAPVAYVDLTDAYRIRSRWKRIATSLAGIYLELTISAFAIFAWTASESPLWLHFWATVAVTASVGSVLFNLNPLIKLDGYYALIDWLDQPNLATDGQQAFQSAMTWLCLAQTDPHAEQRSTGILLFGTASAFYRLFVIAALLWAAVQWLGIFGMVLAGVLVLALGIPLLGKIYKATGQACLQRPVVLLRLTLIALLLGGGGVGVSWAASFYDQGYPAAIEFVDANPIRTDVEGFVAQVWVQDGQQVAEGDPLLRLENPRLHTRLAAANAEWQAMQAQRRGYQQRHENGLAIAQRKSAEALALQIQDIEKKLTSLTVLAPRDGVVVAAGIEDMVGRWVEQGDGVARVIDTSRIKAIVAIPQTDLPGLSELLDSHLQVRVAGKVVSAELLSVDRHAQLVAPHRSLIASNGGPLAIQMDPRSDQATQLVEPHLKLEVTLLNPPVGLKGGQPARLVRRGER
- a CDS encoding formylmethanofuran dehydrogenase subunit C; the encoded protein is MNLIELELVQAPRFRIDMRSIHPTDLATRTASQIEHLELPIGRQTIPLGELFKVRCGNDDHSDATIRLRGDCQSCDSIGHRMSAGEWIVEGDCGDYLGKEMQAGSITVEGNVADHTAQAMRGGQIKIRGNVGDYLGGPASGERSGMSGGEIHVSGNTGNQTGYRLRRGTIIIEGNAGKNTAAEMVAGTIAIHGRVGDHMGHGMRRGTILLSQRPPLSPFGFTEPRRESPAILSILLTQFSQITNGESQFVNQLQTNLHDSHRVLGDKAVQGQGEIFWFANEFVA
- a CDS encoding preprotein translocase subunit SecA; the encoded protein is MIRRPQQNLVAASTAERMAVASASYEKEFAGVPLAAAYESLRLQSLRRKNSNTDAIHERALALACLAIQQEVGPVPYHVQRLAAAVMAMGNVAEMATGEGKTISVGLAAAMVAVRGGCVHVATANSYLARRDCELIGPALARLGLRTRLVETALSAKDKRHAYQADVTYGTADDFAFDFLRDVTAKRQRKLSALGKGRPLELLNRRRHFALIDEIDHILIDEAGTPLVLSNPGPPSAEENASQIFRQADAVAADLMESIDWVPGRSGFAIQWTAAGLQRVAQHAPKGIERSQLLRPWQEYVQHAVEARQRVVRDIDYVVVDGKIQIIDPATGRIQSDRQWQAGLHQAVEVKEGVAVSAELDATAQISRWRFFDLYQQLGGCSGTALDAKDELLDVYGLQTLNVPLRIPSRRQVLPTSLFHSQQEKYESIAIEIGQVIDSGRPVLLGTESIRQSEELAAFLRLVGYRLQVLNGIQDAEEADIVAAAGDPGAITIATDLAGRGTDIKISPAVEEAGGLHVIVVSPRKSPRLDRQLIGRAARQGQPGTARTFICLEDSLVQEAAPAVRDPGSLPAIVRRAARRADKRAVAARASMARRDMDHESFFHSSNAEASV
- a CDS encoding efflux RND transporter periplasmic adaptor subunit → MIDSRTRPWSLVLFSLLTCAPVVAQAQESGRSSARPERSDFVGVGTPGESKGSAPIQLEAYTQAYRDILIGSSETAVIQDVWAEEGETVKAGQTLIQLNDSVVRIAVEVARSAATAKGEIDTAKHSLADKKRRLEQVKELHSREHATDQELWNARLDLDEATARLQAYEELTHRRQLELAQAEAQLARLTIKSPIDGVVVEQVKDVGQAVSPADPHLLRIVQLDPLKIIASGNARQLGVIEVGDSLPVTIRGKTLEAVVEFVSPVVDAQSGMRHIKLRLPNPNLEYSAGIAVDVRLQPKRSSLDREQSLNQTIRQFPFLDRK
- the fhcD gene encoding formylmethanofuran--tetrahydromethanopterin N-formyltransferase, giving the protein MNIHGIPIEETFAEAFDMKATRLILTAHDRQWVSDAAQAFTGFATSVIACGIEMGIERELTPQETPDGRPGVAILAFAVSSKELEKQIPRRAGQCVLTCPTTALFAGIESPKPVPLGKTLRFFGDGFQISKSIGSKRYWRIPVMDGEFLCEQQTARVDAIGGGNFFLFGADLDSVTIACRAAIAAIKPLPGVITPFPGGATRSGSKVGSKYPALFASTNEAYCPTLRGLVDTNLPEQTNVVLEVVIDGLTTSAIAEAIRVGIRAACEAKTKQPLVAISAGNYGGNLGKHHFHLYEVLA
- a CDS encoding efflux RND transporter periplasmic adaptor subunit, translating into MNLLDSQTKGHDPQVGSESSSQSLLEAIQRAAAGNANDLNAEAGLDLCGRLLNQVQPVAVRQQAADLILEYLQADIVVICSQHNGLAVQPIAAGRVAIAEALTEEITASLSEALFAARPLRGSTNEAVADSALAANGLRIALAAHHPEAGLHATFTLPLLQDDDTPIGGLQAIWFGRAQMEPNHEAFCLRIQVVLAGILGAIDRGQPSRWGQRWERWKKRLRSQRSLVVGTAIGGVIACGFLPMHYPVRANVTLQPEHSRIVAVPFDGSLKGIRVAPGDTVEAGQILVELNREEALNQWTALTAEIERIGAERSGHVAAGRQGDAELARLQAKKLQAEIDQLQLQLSQADIRSPVAGVVLGEDLQPMVGVPVTEGQTLLEIAPLTQMIAKLEIPSDQIQHVQAGQEVTMRLEAAGRQTGLKIARVAPRGELNEAGKYAFTATMTVDNSNSDLKPGMQGNATIATDRKPAAWCLLQRMWQQIRTWI